One segment of Leptodactylus fuscus isolate aLepFus1 chromosome 7, aLepFus1.hap2, whole genome shotgun sequence DNA contains the following:
- the LOC142213294 gene encoding barrier-to-autointegration factor A-like encodes MAMKPADNSTTTKKHRDFVSEPMSKKSVKALPGIGDVRGGRLEDKGFDKAYVVLGQFLVLKKNEDLFKEWLKDICGANTKQSQDCYICLKEWCDAFL; translated from the exons ATGGCCATGAAG CCAGCAGATAACTCTACCACAACTAAGAAACATCGAGATTTTGTGTCAGAGCCCATGAGCAAGAAGTCTGTGAAGGCTTTACCCGGCATTGGTGATGTCCGTGGTGGAAGACTTGAAGATAAGGGCTTTGACAAG GCCTATGTTGTCTTGGGTCAGTTCCTTGTACTAAAGAAAAATGAAGATCTTTTTAAAGAATGgttgaaagacatctgtggagcCAACACAAAACAATCACAGGATTGCTATATCTGTCTGAAAGAATGGTGTGATGCGTTCTTGTAA